tgtctggagattcttttcttctctcccttcttattcctcctcctccattcttcatatgttgggtgttttgttctctgctctttttaggagtgctcccatctagagcagtccctgtaagatgccctgtagaggtggtttgtggggagcaaattccctcagcttttgcttgtctgggaattgtttaatccctccatcatatttaaatgataatcgtcctggatacagtatccttggttcaaggctcttctgtttcattgcattaaatatatcatgtcattttcttctgacctgtaaggtttctgtcgagaagtctgatgatagcctgatgagttttcctttataggtgacctttttctctctagctgcctttaaaactctttccttgtccttgatctttgccattttaattattatgtgtcttggtgttgtcctccttgggtcctttctgttgggagttctgtgtatttccgttgtctgttcgattatttcctcccccagtttggggaagttttcagcaattatttcttcaaagacactttctatccctttttctctctcttcttctggtacccatataatatgGATAATGTTCCTTttatattggtcacacagttctcttaatattgtttcattcctggagatccttttatctctctctatgtcagcttctatgcattcctgttctctggtgtctattccatcaatggcctcttgcatcttatccattctgcttataaatccttccagagtttgtttcacttctgtaatctccttcctgtcATCTGTGatttccctccggacttcatcccattgctcttgcatatttctctgcatctccgtcagcatgtttatgattcttattttgaattctttgtcaggaagactgcttaggtctgtctccttctctggtgttgtgtctgtgatcttggtttgcctgtaattttgccttttcatggtgatagaaatagattgcagagctgggacgagtgacggctggaagaacttcccttcttgttggtttgtggccttcctttcctgggagcacagcgacctctagtggcttgtgctgggcagctgcgtgcagacagggcctctgattcctgcctggctgctatggtgTTTATCTcccctgttgctgtgggcgtggctgctccaaaatggtggagccacgttggagggggagcggccgggaggctatttatctccctgAGGGGCcttcatgctccctgctgcccaagggattagagtgcccagagatcctcagattccctgcctctggactaagtgtccctccctttccctttaagacttccaaaaagcacttgccaaaacaaaagaacaacaacaacaacaaaatttaaataaataattaaaaaaacaaaaaaaaaagccactcgcttttctttgtcctcaggtgctggcctcagggacccgctcactgttcttgctgccctgtttccctagtatccaggaccccacgcacgcactgtgtctgcgctctggtccggatggctggggctgggtgttcagcagtcctgggctccctctccctcccagctccgactcctctcctcccgccaggagctggggggagaggcgctcaggtcccgtggggccggggcttgtatcttacccccttcgcgaggcgctgggttctctcaggtgcggatgtggtctggatgttgtcctgtgtcctctggtctctattctaggaagagttgtctttgttatattttcataaatatatgtggttttgggaagagatttccgctgctctactcatgccaccatcttggctccgcctccacaGTTTTAAGAATATGAATGTTATCTTGCATTTTCATAGTCCCCATGACTCCTTACTTGTACCGTCATGCTGCCTCCCATATGCACTTACCTGTTAGGGCCTGAAAGCATTTGAGTTTAAAATCCCAGTGTTATTTTCCAGTGAAAGGAGCTGAGGCATGGTGCAGGGATCATGCAAGTGGCATTAAATATGATCcagataaataatatatatatatttttactgtaCTGCTATATAATAAAATCTTATGCATGCAATCCACCTGAGCCTGCCACTATCAATAAGGCATGGCTTTGGCCATTTCAAAATAGCAGACATATTTGTTGAGTTTTTCCCTGTTTGAAGTAAGTCCAGTAGCTGAATTTGCATTACACAGCCAGTTATCATCAATCAGGGGGAGTGCGTTCTTCCAATGCAGAAATGCTGCCTCCAAGGAATTACAAACTGGCGCCGCTGGGACCTCAAATCTCTTTCAAACAATGTCATTAGAAAAACGTATCTGGAAAGAAAGATGCAAAGCATTCTCAATCCAGTTGTGTGCGGGTGGTGGTGGGTGTAGGTTTGCATTTTCCTGCATCATTTCATTGGTCCCCTCTGCCAACATAACAGAGTTAATTTTTTTGACTGAGTAGTGTCTGCACTCGAACCATTcctattttccttcattttgtgtttcttttttggagaaataggTTCTTGTTGTCAAAGGAAAGGAGGAGCCAGTCAGCCCTAATTCACCTCCATCCTCATCCCTTGCTGTGTCAGCCACTGCTCCTGCCTCTATTCGTGCTCTGCCCTTTGGCTTCAACTATTTGGAGCACAGATCTTGAGTTCCAGATAAAATTTCTCTAAGGTTCTCAATACTAACATACATCCAGCTTTATGTTATCAGGAGTAACCTGAAATTCATCAGCAGGCACCAGCCCACTGGAACATATGGTATTGGTAAAGCCAGAGCCAGAACATTCTACCTGCTTCTGGATCCTAGAAAATAACACCCAATAGAAACTCCCCACAGTTCAAGGTGTGTTCCTCCCTGCCTGTCATTGTGGGATGGTGACAAGATATATTAATATGTGAGTGCTCCCCACCTTCCCACTAGCACATGTCTGGTCCACCACACTGAATGAAGATCTTGTATCTTGTGTGGTAGAGACAGGGGgactggggagagagagatggagagggagaggtcAAGAGAGGGAGGTCCTCCGAGATCAGAGGGGAAAGGATTTAGACAGAAAGAGCTGGAAGGTGACAGGGATGTGAGAAAGGATAGAATCTATGGAGGGTGGAGGTGAAGATAGGGATTTGGGGCTTGTTGGGGCACATGTTCCAGAGTGACATCTCTGGAGGGGAacacaggatggacattttgaggAGTGTTGCCAATGCTTACAAATTAGAGCTTCTTCAATGTTCTTCCAGAGCTATAAATTAAGATTGGAATTCCTCCTTAATTATATGGCTGCTGTAATGCACTTTTAAATGTGAATTCATTCAGAGAATGAGTACATGGGACCCCAGCCTATGTTTAAGTTACACTTGCAAAATAGATTCTagacttttctttccatttaactTTGTCTCATGGTGTCATCACTGGTTGAATACCATTaatttattcataaaatattcatCGGAGTTTCACTTTGTGTAAATGAAACCTTCCCTGATCCCTGgcatctttctccttttcctgttCCTCCCACTCCCCCTTCTCTCCTCCTGGGGCACTCTGACCTCTGAGAGTGCACCGCACAGTGTCCTGTATTTACTCTGTGCTTGTCTGCCTCCCCAGCTAGACTGATCTCTACAGGAAAGTGGCTGTGCTCTTTCTCTCTTTGAATCCCTAGATCTTGGATGATTTGCCTATCACAAGTACTCAGCAAATGTCTATTGTATTACCAAATTAATGATAATACAAGTGAGATAAAAGCTGTAACAGTGCCTCCCGCCTGAGAacagaaggtttcacatggaaatcAGGTTCGGCCTTGAAGTGTgagtagagagaggaaaaaaaggcatCTCATGCCAAAGGCATAAGAACAGCCCAGAGGCTGGAGAGAATTTGTCCTACTGCAGAGTGGCAGGAAATGTGACCTGGCTGGAGCACATGGTACCTGGAGAGGGTTGCAGAGAATGAGGAagccaaggtgggctgagatcaTATAGGCAGGACCTTGCTAAACGGACATTATTCTCTAGTCAAGGGGACCCATAATGGGTTTTAGAGTAGGAGAGAGACATGGTAAGATCTGTGGGGGAAGAGCAGTCTGCTGGCTGGGCTCCTCTGCTCTGCCACAGCCCTCATCAGGGGTTGCTCAGGCTCCTGCACCTGGGAGAGACACAACTGAAGAGGATGCATGTTCTTCATGCCTGGGGCAGCTTCTGCTCTAGAGCCTTGGCTGTTTTCTTAGGCTCCTGATCATGGCTGAGAAACCTCAGCAGAAATGAAGGACCCCTTTACATCTGAGCTCTAAAATCAGCATCTAGagcctaatcaaagaagtgagcTGTTGGCTTCCCCATGTGAGAGTTCTGCTCCGGGAACCTCTAACTGCTCCCCATGGTGTTGGTGGAATGTTCTGACTGAGACCTTTACTTTCCGTTGCTGGTCAAAGACAGGTTCGGAAGGATATTCTGTTCCTGAGAAGATTTGATGTTTAATGAGTGAGTCTCTGAACTGGCCTGTGCAGGTGAAGGGATCTGATGACAAGTCATGTTAACTCAGGGACCTTGGAAAGGAGACAAATGAGGTCACTGAAGCAGGCCTTGAAGATGGATCTCTGGTAGGCTGTTCTCTGCTGCTGTTCCTCTTTCACAGCAGTAATGAAGCTAATGACGCCCCTCTCAGCTCAGGCCTCATATGGAGAGCCCTGGGCCTTTGGGAGTGCAGCAGGCATGGGGCAGATGCTGCTGTGGGCTGGCTAGTCACACAGACCCTGGCCCTCCTGCTCCTCTCATCTAAACCTGGGGGGCTCCTCTCAAGTAAGAATCATGGAGCAGGGATCCAGCCTCTAGCTTCAAAACAGCGAGGCTCTGGTTGGGATTTCCCATGCCATTTCTCTGCGGAGCTGGCATGTTCTATCCCATCAGGACCTGGCTTTGTCAGGCTGttggctttctctctctcttgcacaTGCTGAGGTTTCAGAATGAAGAAGTGAAGCTCTCTGTGCATGCAGAGATAGTGCTAAATCCACAAAGGCCTGCATTTCAAAGGCTTAGAGGGTGTGTTCCAGCAAGTCAGGCATTCTCCAAACACATCTAAGCCAGGCCCTGCTTCTGTAGCTTCCAGCCTGAACCCTGCCACCTCTGTCTCTGTGATATTCTACTTAATGgaatcatttttccttttaaccCCTCCTGTCCTTCATTCATCACCTCTCCCCCCACCTGAATCTTCCAATGCCAGCATCTGCAGAGGAAGAACTAATGCTGCCCTCAGTGCTCAGATCCATGACCTGCCCGGCCCCAGTCCTGAGAGCCTTGGAAGTCTGTGGTTCATGAGCAGTCAGAGGCTGCTGAAAGCCACAGGTATGAGCTTCATAGTCTCTGGGGCATTTGGGCCTCAGCCAGTACATGGCGCTGTTCAGCTTCTGCCCTCACTGGCATCCAGTTGAGTTCAGGCAACAGTAGATAAGCTGGCTCTTCGCTTAAGGTAAGTGATAAACAGGGAGAAGCCTGCTATTTGGAGCCTTGGTCATTTCTCCAGGTAGGTGGGTCAATGGTTCAATTAATGTGCATTTATTCAGTTCTGACTGTATGTTAGGTACTGTTGCTTAAGCCATCTCATCTAATCCTTACaacaaaaaatggggagagtaagTAGATTTACTCTCCCCATTTTTGTCAGTATGCAAATAGAGGTCAGAAGACACTTAACAAGAGATCCAGCATCTTGTAGCTGGAAGTAGAAATGCCAGGCTTCAAGTGTAATAATATCTGCTCCAAGCCAAGCTTTTTCTAGGTTCAGTCATCCTTTGCTGGGTGGTAGAGAACCCAGTGCCAGGACCTCCTCTGCTTCAGGGCTGGTTTAGGCACAAGCTGTGGAGGGAGAGGAAACATGTGCTGAACTCAATGGGAACTGACTGTCAATGATAGTTACCCAGCAGAGTAACTGGCCTGTAGTTCCCCTGGGAAGCCCCAAGCTGAGTTGTGGATTTGCTGCTGGTCTTTTTACGGTTCTGCTGTGTTGCTGCAGCTGCAACTTGGAAACCATCATGAGTTTCCACCATCATCAGCAGACCTAAATATCTGAAAATCTGAGAGAGCTGGATTTTCTGCCTCTTGTGGGACATTCAAACTTGTtagtcaaaaaagaaagaaagaaagaaagaaagaacggAGAGAGAGCACACTTCCTCTACTTCACGTCCTATTGTTCTGTCTCCACATTCCTTTCAGCAAGAGATAGGAATGAGGACTGCTTAAGATCAGAACGACCCTTGTTGGGTATGGAGTTAAGATAGCAGTAGAATGTGTTACTTTAGAGGATTAGTCATTAGAAATTAGAAATCTTCAGGGGAAATGATGCCACTCTTTTGCTCTCACTCCATCCCTAGGTCCCTGAGCAGAGATTATCTTGTAGTTTTACCTCACCAATCTGAGACCATCTTATGCCTTCTTCACCCCTCTACCCTAAAACCATAGGCAGAACTCAAATCCCCAGAGTATTTCTGCTGCTTCTCCCACAGGAGCCCATGTGGGAGAGACCCCAAGACATTGAGATAGCAGGTGTCAAGCCTTCCAACTCCTAACCCCTCCTCTTCCCATCCTGTCACAAAGCCAGTTGGTTTTAGTACTGCCCAGACCCCACTGATTACATGCCTGAGAATGCAAACCCATGCCAGTGTGGAGACATGCCCTAGGCCTTCACCACTATGGCAATAACAGGATCACTCCCCACACATGCAATGATGATGTCCTTTATCCCGGTTCCAAGAGTTTGAAAGCCCAGCTTTGGAATATCTGGAAAAGTCCCAGAACAAACACTCTGAGTGGACTTGAATCTCAAAGTTAGTATTGGGGACCACCTCCCCACTCAAGGCTGAAGTTCACAATATGGTAAGGGTGGCTCTAGAGGAGAGTGGAATGAAAATGACAAGCCACCTTGAAAAATCAAAATGACTTCCTTTTCCTCAGCAGTAAATTTATCTGTCAGGATAATTGGCTTTATTGCTTTAATCCTCTATTTCCCTTTCTATACCCTAACTTCTAAATTAGAAGCTCTTCTAGTGCTCTGGTCTGTGTCCCTGTGAAGCTACTTAGCTGAGGGCAGTAAGCAATGGAAAGTCCAGAATTGCCAGGGGACTTAAAGAGAAAATAGATTCAGAGATTGACCGGTATTAGCATCACATAAGGAACATTCTAGGTGAATTATCTTCTTACTGAGATCAGGATGAGAAGAGCCAACCCCATTTGGAAGAACCTCTGTTTCCTGTTTTCAAATAGGTGATGCAATTGACAAATTTGGGTGGCAATGGTGGTGCTGAGACAACCTTCAGAGTCTCATGGGTATGTTTCAGAAAATGTTTACTATTTCCCCCATGACAGTGTTTCCAGTCAGAGAGTGAGGTTTGAAGTTGACTACAagagtatacacacacatgtggttGTAGAGTAATGGAAGGGCTCTCTTCAACTTGGTCTGGCCTCTTACCCTCCAGGAAGGCTAGGGTAGCTTGTTGTCCTGAGAACTCAAGTGTGGATGCTCCAATATGAATGATTAACATGAAAATGATCCTTGGAGAGGCTGGAAAAGGATCCCAAGAGCAGAGTTGCTGAAGACAAGGTTCTGTTCTTTGATGCCAGAACTGTGGGTCTGAGACAAGGTGACTTTAATGCAAGTAAGCAGTTTCCTCATGCTTGGCTAAATCAGACTTCATTCTGTCATTTCTCTGTGGTTCTCCATTAGTAATGGAAACCTGGTTACACTCCTGGTGGTTGGTGGGTGGAACTTTGGCATCCATATGTAAGAACTCCTCTTTCTATTAGGAGTTTGACTAAGGTCAGGTTCAGGAGAATGAGGCTCGAGGTAGTTTGAAGATGAAGAAAAGGGTGATAGAAAGTAACATGAAAAATCCCAGAGGTGTATCAGCAGGAGATTTTCCAGAACAGGGAAAGAGCTAGAATTGAGAAATGAGATCTTAAAATAGGATCGGACTAGAGATTTTGACCCTCAGATTATAGGATGAGGAAAGGCAGAGAACGGGAGGAAGTGAACCAGTGTGAAGGGTTACTATATGCAATGAATCTGTCACATGACCTAACATAATGTATGCTCAATGTTTATTTGCAATGTTTTGATTtattccaataaatatttattaagcatgtaTTATGTATTAAATATTGTAAGTATTGAAGATATAGATCACAGATAAAAGCATGAAAGAgctattaaagaagaaattaaagtatACAATGTCTCTTACTATCTCAACTAGAGCAAAGAAGATCAATTGTAGTATACTGCCAGCCCGGGGAATTCAAGAAGGATATTAGATATTGTTGAGATACCCCAAGGATATTAGATATTTGTTAAGGAGCACAAGCCAGACACCTTTCAAGACCCTATAGGAGAAAAAGGATGAATGAAAGAGGTCCAGGAAGCTTTTATTCTAATGGAGAGACAAACATTTATGCACCCAACTGAATTCTGCAATGATTAAGTGCCTTGATGGAATATGCACAATGTGATAAGTAAATGATGAGCACAATGGCAAGTTCTGCTTGGGCGAAAGATTTAAAGATACATAATATTTGAAAAGGACAGTGAATGACAAGAGAAGTTTGTTGGAGAAGAATGGGAAGGACAATGTAAGAGAAGGGAACTGCATGAGCAAAGGCATAGGAGTGTGAGGCTAAAGGAATGTGAGCCACTCTGGGAAGTCCTCCTCCTCCGTCAGGCCAGGGTAAAGGAGCCAGCAGATGTTTGATTCAGTTCTAGTACCAGTGCTTGTCTTCTGCCTGACACATGGGAGGAACTCAACATATATGATGACTGACGCACTAAATGGACATAGGAAAGGGGCAATTTTTGGTTCTGTGAGGTTTACAACTATCGGGAAAAGGCAACCAAGTCAGGACCTCCCCACTCCACACTAGGAAACTCAGAAGCTTGGAAGATCTCCTAAATCATAAACATTTTACTCTACGTTTAAGTATCCCCCATATCCAGCAAGCTCTCCTGATCCTTGGTACGCACAGACCAACACCTTCCTATTACCAGGGCTAGTGGCAGACAACTAAAACTGGTGCCTGGGAATTAAGCTAGAGGCAGGGGCCCGTGAGTATTTCCACTAAAGAAAGCCACCCAACGGAACACTCAACAGGCCACCAGACCCATCTGTGCGTGCGTGCTACAGACCAGCACATGGAGACAGAATACTCTCACACCATTTATGCTCTCATGTAGCCATTAggagccccttctccctccctgggcCCCATGCTGGCAGACCGGAGGGCCACATTGATGCAGAGGGAGGAGAGCAGCTCTGTCCTCAATCCTGGAAAGGCTGTGGTCAGGAGTTGCTCAGGAAGGTACTCCCAGTTTCTCAATTGTAGAACAGGCATAGGTAGGCCACACGGTTCCGGTGCTTTCTAAATTCTTTGTCAGTGGACAGCtgcaatgaaagaatattgtcTAGATCAACATTCTAATCAAACTCACTCCTTTGGTCTTTTTGGCTGTGCCAAATAGAGCTGCACATTATGAGTGTTGTGGCCCAGTTAAACCCCAACTCCATAGTAATCTGGCCTTAGTGAATCTCATAcatttgtgtgtacatatattcTTTGTCAACTTACTCTGGTGCATATCTTGCTaggaattattttctatttggtaCCTTTCCAAGTATAGCTGGTAAATGTCTTGAAAACAAAGTTTAGGGATTAGTGTTTCATTCTTGAATGTTACCCATAGGCCCTAGCACAATGATGTTAGTGCATTAGGCAATTAGAAATACCTAGAGAATTACTCCAAAATTCTATTAGGGAAAGAAAGGTGCCTCTAGAAATTGCTGGCTAAAACAGACTGACTGTTTATTATGTTTTAGGTTCTACATtaaatgctttcctgtattatcTTGATTCTACATTACAACCTTATCAAATGGATTCTATTATCATACTGATTTTAAGATAAGGAAACTTGAAATTTGGCAAAATAGGGAATTTTTGCCCATGATCAGCCAGCAATTAAAGCCAGGTAGTCTTCCCCAGAATCCACGGTCTTACCAGAATGCTCTACAGTCACCTAATGATCTAACACTCAGGTGGTGTGATCAAAAGACCCCTGGTTTAGGAGTCACAAGACCTAGAGTCAAGCTGTGCAACTTGCACAAGTCACTTTTCatctgagccccagtttcctcctCTATCACATAGAGATAATTCCCTTGTGCCTACCACGTAACACTATTTTAGGATTATATAAGAAAATGTGACTTGTGTTCAGCCATATACACATTTTAAAGTCTAATTAAGTTAGGTAACTCTTGAACAAATCCCCTTCTGTGTGTTCACACAACATAGTGTGTAAAATTTCCAGGGAATGAGGACTTCCTGCTTAAAATCCAGGAAGACTCCTGGGTAAGAAACCAGCACACATATGAAGCACCACACAGAGAGCTCTACTCAACCAGCCTGAGTACCTCAACTTTTAGGGTTCTTTTCTGTACACAGGGAACCTGAGCCCAGTCCGGAGATCCAAATTTCATTGGCCAGCTGATCTTCTGCGGTAGCTTTGTCTCTGGGTTGTATGTGCCAGGGCTAGAAATAAGAATGCAAACCATGGTATGTAATGAGTCCGTGACCATGCAAGGAGTCCACTGGTGCCTCAGCTGTCCCTGAACTAGGCCTTGCTCCATGCAAAGGGCACAGAGTGATTAGCTCTTCAATGTTAGGCAAGAGCGGGCTCCTTTGCCTGTTAATGTATTTCTAATTATGTGTTAAAGATATCTAGTCTTGACCTCCATTAGGGCAGAAATTCACCCtagcttaaaaaatatttctgcaaCTCAGGATCATTGAACTAAGACACCAAAAGATCCTAGAAGTGGTAGGTGACAAAAGAAAGCTACCCTTCTGATGAATGAGCCCTGTGCACAATTTGAAATCAGGGATAAAAGGACAGTGTTAAATCAATGTGTCAGCAACAGAGGACAGCAAAGCAgaaccacttcaattttgttgacaAGGGGGTTATTCCACAATTGCCTCTGTTCATAACTCTGTCATTGCTATAAACTCTGCTTTGGTGGAAGTCACACTTACAGAAGAGCACATGGGGGTCAAGATTCAGCCCTTTCACTTCCTTACTGGAACCTTGAGAAAGGATCACTCTCTGAGCCTTGGATTTCTCACTGTAAAAAAAAGACCTCAACCCTTGCCCTCTAGGTAAGCCTATGGATTCTGAATGGCATCCTAAAGCACTTAGAAGCTGCCCCTTGGTCTCCAGGGCCTGCGAACGCAGCCCCACCCGCCTCCACCGTCCTCGTTCCTCCTTGCTCAATGCACACTAACTACACCAGCCTTCTTTTCTTAGTCTCATACCAAATTCCTTCCCAACTCACCAAGTCTGCCCTTGCCTTTCCTCCTGCCTGGCAAGCTCTGGCCTCAGATGCTCACAGGGCTGGCTCTGTCTTGTCATTCTCATTTCTGACAAGTGTCATTTCCCCAGAAACACCTTGTTGGACAATACTTGCCGAAACAGCCTCAGTGCCCCCCCATTACATCATcatcctgttttgttttcttcatagcacATCACCAGGGCACCATTCTGCTGGGTTCACTCCTGACAGTCATAGCTATGGCCACTGTCTTGGTGTCCTTATGAATAAGGCCCTCTTTCGCTCTCAGGAGTGTCAGTCTGACTAAGAAATTATTGTTcactctcattattattattatcaatgttttcttgtttatttgctTCTTGACTGTCTGGACTATTATAGACCGTAGGCATCAACAAATTAAGATCCTTATGTGATGGGCTTAATGCACAATCTCTGGAACCTACAAAACTGCCTGGCacattcataattattttttgaaGGAATCAGCATGATTTACAATTGTATCATGCCAGAGATCTAGGAGGTAAGAGGTTGGATCGTTAAAGCTGGGTGATTCTTATTCAGCTGGCATGGTTTGGGTGCAGCCCCTCTTTGTGCTCCTTTCCCTATGGCTCTTTTTTGAAACGCACAAGAAAAGAGGAGACATACCCGGGGTGATAACTGTCCTTCGAGTATATCCTAAATCGAGGCAATGAGGCATTAAATGGAGCaaaattttgtttgtgtttttgctcCTGAGGATTAACTGTCTGGTACATGCCTGGGGAAGGCATCATATCCTGTTTCCAAGAAAAAGATCAGTATGTCAGAGGGTGATAGATAGATGTACACATGCAAAGCTTTCTAAGCAGATAAACAGAATCATCCTCTTCCTGTTCATCTATCAGTTAGGGTTCAACCACCTCAAGCTATGGAAAGGGGCCTAAGGTAGGGAGAAAACCAAGATGAGGGTTGGCTCCACTACATATGAATACATAACGCCTGGTGTGTAGGAGCAGAGCTGGACAGGGGGAGGACTAGGGTAACTTGTTGAAACTACGCCCCTACCATCCCATC
The sequence above is a segment of the Manis pentadactyla isolate mManPen7 chromosome 4, mManPen7.hap1, whole genome shotgun sequence genome. Coding sequences within it:
- the CIMAP3 gene encoding protein pitchfork isoform X1; the protein is MEPVNIPFGTCQQRKLFPHFHPPNFLGNKFLPLRGVPHRGPGCYIADDKYGLAYNLSKIPTSRRGYAFGARTALRFTPINKDMMPSPGMYQTVNPQEQKHKQNFAPFNASLPRFRIYSKDSYHPGPGTYNPETKLPQKISWPMKFGSPDWAQVPCVQKRTLKVELSTDKEFRKHRNRVAYLCLFYN
- the CIMAP3 gene encoding protein pitchfork isoform X2, which produces MEPVNIPFGTCQQRKLFPHFHPPNFLGNKFLPLRGVPHRGPGCYIADDYGLAYNLSKIPTSRRGYAFGARTALRFTPINKDMMPSPGMYQTVNPQEQKHKQNFAPFNASLPRFRIYSKDSYHPGPGTYNPETKLPQKISWPMKFGSPDWAQVPCVQKRTLKVELSTDKEFRKHRNRVAYLCLFYN